One genomic segment of Gemmatimonadaceae bacterium includes these proteins:
- a CDS encoding TonB-dependent receptor plug domain-containing protein has protein sequence MSHCACRLAAALSAALVAAAPMLAAQHTVPATVLPGVPADSSHRAVTALGIERDRGSLGAAQQTVSGDGLTAAGETNIVRALAGRVTGADVSGTGASGSSVSLLLRGARTAGGNDQPLFVVDGVPVANQSVTGRNGNIDFGSLLGDIDPNDVASITVLNGPNAAALYGSRAQNGAVLITTTRAARSSGFAVTARQDYTFESPQRLPQFQSRFALGSDGVYSPGGFGTWGPAVYGTEQVQWWSSGQPAPLVAQPNDLRDYLVQGHTSTTTAAVSAASARGDVRLGISRVGQAGVSPNSGSDRLGTSLSAGMDVLPRLRVRIDGAYTHFDAKQQPVQGLDGDNPFQVFLFEGSALDPSRMRSDALTTRQNSFATAFGINNPYWDAFVNTNGDNRDHALGVISADYAFAPWLRASIRSGIDWWHDREFAQDVLATEPLFTEVTGSAGATTYREQNSDLLVSVARPLTAALAMSLDAGLATRGGLTTQATTIRDQLGGLVSLARSSRRAQTNSVYGRLGASVDSMLFLDATGRKDWLATGPQFYPSVSVAYDFARPTSRGMLGGLVSAGKLRASWAQVGGETQFLLLDRTISQEEGIDLGFLHDRASLSATYYDERTVSRFLVFEIPSPTERSLAVTDRGIELALNGAAVKGANGLEWDLGLRFAKNHSHVQGPPSLIGINGIGSASILTGHPYGSIVAYAPVRDSLGRMIIEDGTPEDQLQALGSELPSWVGGLESDLRYRQLSLVLLVGSRHGGRVYSRTNMWGTMAGTLSSTLGLRQQGGTIILPGVNPDGTPNTTAISPQEYYEFIAGDANIAAFDGSAIELREVRLAYTVQPRVAARLHLRTLEVAAIGRNLLVHSAAPNFDPQSVFDTGPDQGQEVPGLPSTRSIGLTLSLVP, from the coding sequence ATGTCCCATTGTGCCTGCCGTCTCGCCGCCGCCTTGAGCGCGGCGCTGGTAGCCGCCGCGCCAATGCTCGCTGCCCAACACACTGTGCCGGCGACGGTGCTCCCGGGCGTTCCGGCCGATTCGTCGCACCGCGCCGTCACGGCGCTGGGCATCGAGCGCGATCGCGGATCGCTCGGCGCTGCCCAACAGACCGTGTCCGGCGACGGGCTTACCGCGGCGGGCGAGACCAACATCGTGAGGGCGCTCGCCGGGCGCGTCACCGGCGCGGACGTCAGCGGCACCGGCGCGTCCGGCAGCTCGGTGAGCCTGTTGCTCCGCGGCGCGCGCACGGCAGGCGGCAACGACCAGCCGCTGTTCGTCGTCGACGGCGTACCGGTGGCCAACCAGAGCGTCACCGGCCGGAACGGCAACATCGATTTCGGCAGCTTGTTGGGCGACATCGACCCGAACGACGTCGCCTCGATCACCGTGCTCAATGGGCCTAACGCGGCCGCGCTGTACGGCAGCCGCGCGCAGAACGGCGCCGTGCTCATCACGACCACGCGGGCCGCGCGCTCGAGCGGCTTTGCCGTCACCGCGCGCCAGGATTACACGTTCGAGTCGCCACAGCGGCTCCCGCAGTTCCAGAGTCGCTTTGCGTTGGGCAGCGACGGCGTCTACTCGCCGGGCGGCTTCGGCACCTGGGGGCCCGCGGTCTACGGCACCGAGCAGGTGCAGTGGTGGAGCAGCGGCCAGCCGGCGCCGCTGGTGGCGCAGCCGAACGATCTGCGAGACTATCTCGTGCAGGGGCACACGTCGACCACGACGGCCGCGGTGTCGGCCGCGTCGGCGCGCGGCGACGTACGGTTAGGCATCTCGCGCGTCGGCCAGGCCGGCGTGTCGCCGAACAGCGGCTCCGATCGCCTGGGGACGTCGTTGTCGGCCGGCATGGATGTGCTGCCGCGGCTGCGCGTGCGCATCGATGGCGCGTACACGCACTTCGACGCAAAACAGCAGCCGGTGCAGGGACTGGATGGCGACAATCCCTTTCAGGTGTTCCTCTTCGAGGGGAGCGCGCTCGATCCGAGCCGCATGCGCTCCGACGCCCTGACGACGCGCCAGAACTCGTTCGCCACTGCCTTCGGCATCAACAACCCGTACTGGGATGCGTTCGTCAATACCAACGGCGACAACCGGGATCACGCGCTCGGTGTGATCAGCGCCGACTACGCATTTGCGCCGTGGCTGCGTGCGTCCATCCGCAGCGGCATCGACTGGTGGCACGATCGCGAGTTCGCCCAAGACGTCCTGGCGACCGAGCCGCTGTTCACCGAGGTGACCGGTTCCGCGGGCGCCACGACCTATCGCGAACAGAATTCCGATCTGCTGGTGAGCGTCGCACGCCCGTTGACCGCGGCCCTCGCCATGAGCCTCGACGCCGGCCTGGCGACCCGCGGCGGCCTGACGACGCAAGCAACCACCATCAGGGATCAGTTAGGCGGCCTGGTCTCACTGGCCCGCAGTTCGCGCCGCGCCCAGACGAACAGCGTCTACGGGCGGCTTGGCGCGTCGGTCGACAGCATGCTCTTTCTCGACGCTACCGGACGCAAGGATTGGTTGGCAACGGGACCTCAATTCTACCCGTCTGTCTCCGTCGCCTACGATTTCGCGCGCCCAACGAGTCGCGGCATGTTGGGCGGCCTGGTCTCTGCCGGGAAGCTGCGGGCCAGTTGGGCGCAGGTCGGCGGCGAAACTCAGTTCTTGCTGCTCGATCGCACGATCTCCCAGGAAGAAGGGATCGATCTCGGATTCCTGCACGATCGCGCGTCGCTCAGCGCCACATACTATGATGAACGCACGGTGTCGCGATTCCTCGTCTTCGAGATCCCGTCTCCGACGGAGCGCTCGCTGGCCGTTACCGATCGCGGCATCGAGCTCGCGCTGAACGGCGCCGCGGTCAAGGGCGCAAACGGTCTCGAATGGGACCTCGGCCTTCGCTTTGCGAAGAACCACAGCCACGTGCAGGGACCGCCGTCGCTGATCGGGATCAACGGCATCGGCAGCGCGTCGATCCTGACCGGCCATCCGTACGGCAGCATCGTTGCCTATGCGCCGGTACGCGACTCGTTAGGCCGAATGATCATCGAGGACGGCACGCCGGAGGACCAACTGCAGGCGCTCGGCTCGGAGCTGCCGTCGTGGGTGGGCGGCCTCGAGAGCGACCTGCGATATCGCCAGCTTTCGCTGGTGCTCCTGGTCGGCAGTCGGCACGGCGGCCGCGTGTACAGCCGGACGAACATGTGGGGAACGATGGCCGGCACGCTCTCGTCCACGCTCGGCCTGCGGCAACAGGGCGGAACGATCATTCTGCCGGGCGTGAACCCGGACGGGACGCCGAATACGACGGCCATCTCTCCGCAGGAGTACTACGAGTTCATCGCAGGCGATGCGAACATCGCGGCCTTCGACGGGAGCGCCATCGAGCTGCGGGAAGTCCGGCTCGCGTACACGGTGCAGCCGCGTGTGGCGGCGCGACTGCATCTGAGAACGCTCGAGGTCGCCGCAATCGGTCGCAATCTTCTGGTTCACAGCGCCGCGCCCAACTTCGATCCCCAAAGCGTGTTCGACACCGGGCCCGATCAGGGTCAGGAGGTGCCCGGCCTTCCGAGCACGCGCAGCATCGGCCTCACGCTCAGCCTCGTGCCGTAG